The Panthera leo isolate Ple1 chromosome C2, P.leo_Ple1_pat1.1, whole genome shotgun sequence genome window below encodes:
- the LOC122229414 gene encoding 60S ribosomal protein L30-like, translating to MVATKKTKKSLESINSRLQLVMKSGKYVLGYKQTLKMIRHGKVKLVILTNNCPALRKSEIEYYAMLAKTGVHHYSGNNIELGTACGKYCRVCILAIIDPGDSDII from the coding sequence ATGGTGGCCACAAAGAAGACGAAAAAGTCGCTGGAGTCCATCAACTCTAGGCTCCAACTCGTTATGAAAAGTGGGAAGTACGTGTTGGGGTACAAGCAGACTCTGAAAATGATCAGACATGGCAAAGTGAAACTGGtcatcctcaccaacaactgCCCAGCCTTGAGGAAATCTGAAATAGAATACTATGCCATGTTGGCCAAAACTGGTGTCCATCACTACAGCGGCAATAATATTGAATTGGGCACAGCGTGTGGGAAATACTGCAGAGTGTGCATCCTGGCTATTATtgatccaggtgattctgatatcaTTTGA